A stretch of Calditrichota bacterium DNA encodes these proteins:
- a CDS encoding HD domain-containing protein, whose protein sequence is MIQELTVRFNNFLLSLSDAMDIASPRIASHQMRTAFIAWKLALAAGLPEKKVENIYLAALLHDIGALSLEEKVQLHVGFEKVSPETHCIIGEALFKLSPLLKPSAKIVRYHHRYWQDWDEPIDSPGVLESQILCLADEIERSIVREDYILHQVDRLNKKVSALAGTRIHSDVVDVFMQLSKYEDFWLDLTSPRLYSLLLHVGPFRKVEIERKNISSIASIFRNIIDFKSRFTATHSTGVAQCAVMLAQYFGFTDAEVAEMKVAGFFHDLGKLAVPNAILEKPGRLTKEEFDVMKQHTYFTYTVLTTIGGLGHIAEWAAFHHEKLDGSGYPFHIGADRINLGARILAVADIFTALNEDRPYRRSMEKVLIREILQSQAAHHFLDRRVVGVVLNNYEEISFKVKLEQKKSIKMFELKFQKAKNQ, encoded by the coding sequence ATGATACAAGAATTAACCGTGAGATTCAACAACTTCCTGTTATCCCTTTCAGATGCCATGGACATTGCGAGTCCCCGCATTGCCTCACATCAGATGCGGACGGCATTTATTGCCTGGAAATTGGCTCTGGCGGCGGGGCTTCCGGAAAAGAAGGTGGAGAATATTTACCTGGCGGCTCTGTTGCACGATATTGGGGCTCTGTCGCTGGAGGAAAAGGTTCAGCTTCACGTGGGATTTGAGAAGGTGAGTCCGGAGACCCACTGCATCATTGGCGAGGCATTGTTTAAATTGTCGCCGCTGTTGAAACCCTCAGCAAAAATCGTCCGCTATCACCACCGGTATTGGCAGGACTGGGATGAGCCCATCGATTCGCCGGGAGTTCTGGAATCGCAGATTCTTTGCCTGGCCGATGAGATTGAGCGCTCCATTGTACGGGAGGACTATATTCTTCATCAGGTAGACCGGCTCAATAAAAAGGTGTCGGCTCTGGCAGGTACCCGGATTCATTCGGATGTTGTGGATGTGTTCATGCAGCTCTCAAAATATGAGGATTTTTGGCTGGATTTAACATCGCCCCGTCTTTATTCGTTGTTGCTCCATGTTGGACCATTTCGAAAGGTCGAAATCGAGCGGAAAAATATTTCTTCAATTGCGTCTATTTTTCGTAATATTATCGACTTCAAGTCGCGATTTACGGCAACCCACTCGACCGGCGTGGCACAGTGTGCTGTTATGCTTGCGCAATATTTTGGATTTACTGATGCGGAAGTCGCTGAGATGAAAGTCGCGGGATTTTTTCACGATTTGGGGAAACTTGCCGTGCCCAATGCGATTCTGGAAAAACCGGGACGATTAACGAAGGAAGAATTTGATGTCATGAAGCAGCACACGTATTTCACCTATACCGTTTTGACCACCATTGGTGGTCTCGGTCACATTGCGGAATGGGCGGCTTTTCATCATGAAAAATTGGATGGCTCGGGCTACCCGTTTCATATCGGGGCGGATAGAATTAACCTGGGGGCCCGAATCTTGGCTGTTGCGGATATTTTTACCGCCCTGAATGAGGATCGGCCCTATCGGAGGAGCATGGAAAAAGTGCTCATCAGAGAAATCCTGCAATCACAGGCGGCTCACCACTTTCTGGACAGACGTGTGGTGGGCGTTGTCCTGAATAACTATGAAGAAATATCGTTCAAAGTAAAATTGGAGCAGAAAAAATCGATAAAAATGTTTGAACTAAAATTTCAGAAAGCCAAGAATCAGTAA